The following proteins are encoded in a genomic region of Alnus glutinosa chromosome 8, dhAlnGlut1.1, whole genome shotgun sequence:
- the LOC133876533 gene encoding acyl-CoA-binding domain-containing protein 6-like isoform X2: MDSRNMRWERVQLHPKHSLGGAQQQQQQVGEISGPGKRWGHTCNAIKGGRFLYVFGGYGRDNCQTNQVHVFDTANQTWSQPLIKGIPPTPRDSHSCTTVGDNLFVFGGTDGMNPLKDLHILDTSSRTWISPSLRGDGPEAREGHTAALVGKRLFVFGGCGKSADNNDEIYYNDLYVLNTETFVWKRAATSGTPPSPRDSHTCSSWKNNIIVIGGEDAHDYYLSDVHVLDTDTLIWRELSTSGHLLAPRAGHATVAFGKNLFVFGGFTDAQNLYNDLYVLDVDTGAWTKVITTGDGPSARFSVAGDCLDPVKGGVLVFIGGCNKSLEALDDMYYLYTGLTREKEWRLDKLSLRKQLKLKCQEQNLTHANDKALVRIGGDAEICQPIFLPSYGQPGKQDFPWHQSQSLQGKKTFQAKVTENIPVGYTIETVIDGKPLRGILFSNKSNSYHIANYNLSRKRAAGEVGVISNGDCNSKSKTSRTYKQDVVNHGQVDGVHGKDSASHEPTKEAAAVPVLKNPASSDASQPPKVDVSPEQSVPPSLNLEDDQKNDAPSSNNEVPREDKTNDIPNCNTEVPKENTSAAANDTVTSFPSQDDRTAATSDPAK; encoded by the exons ATGGATTCTCGGAATATGAGGTGGGAAAGGGTCCAGCTCCACCCCAAACACAGCCTGGGAGGagctcaacaacaacaacaacaggtGGGAGAGATATCTGGGCCAGGAAAGAGGTGGGGTCACACCTGCAACGCCATCAAAGGAGGCAGATTTCTCTATGTCTTTGGGGGGTATGGCAGGGATAACTGCCAGACCAACCAAGTACACGTCTTTGACACTG CTAATCAGACATGGAGTCAGCCTCTGATTAAAGGCATACCGCCCACTCCAAGGGACAGTCACAGCTGCACCACCGTTGGTGATAATCTTTTTGTATTTGGGGGTACAGATGGGATGAATCCTCTCAAGGATTTGCATATACTAGATACAT CTTCACGGACATGGATATCTCCAAGTTTAAGAGGTGATGGACCAGAGGCAAGGGAGGGTCATACTGCAGCCCTTGTTGGTAAACGTCTATTCGTATTTGGTGGCTGTGGGAAGTCTGCAGATAACAATGATGAAATATACTACAATGATCTTTACGTTTTGAATACAG AGACATTTGTGTGGAAACGCGCTGCGACCTCAGGCACTCCACCATCTCCTCGCGATAGCCACACTTGCTCATCTTGGAAGAACAATATCATTGTTATTGGTGGTGAAGATGCCCATGATTATTATTTGTCTGACGTCCATGTTCTTGATACAG ATACTCTGATTTGGAGGGAGCTGAGCACTTCAGGCCATCTGTTGGCCCCCCGAGCTGGTCATGCGACTGTTGCTTTTGGCAAAAACTTGTTTGTTTTTGGGGGATTTACAGATGCTCAAAATCTTTACAATGACCTTTATGTGCTTGATGTTG ATACTGGTGCATGGACTAAGGTGATCACTACAGGTGATGGACCTTCTGCTAGATTTTCTGTGGCTGGTGACTGTTTGGATCCAGTGAAGGGTGGTGTCCTTGTGTTTATAGGTGGTTGCAATAAGAGTCTTGAGGCTCTGGATGACATGTATTACTTATACACAG GACTTACCAGGGAAAAAGAATGGAGGCTAGATAAGTTATCTCTGAGGAAGCAATTGAAACTAAAGTGTCAGGAGCAAAATCTCACTCATGCAAATGACAAAGCGCTGGTAAGGATTGGGGGGGATGCTGAGATATGCCAACCTATCTTCTTGCCTAGTTATGGCCAACCAG GCAAACAAGATTTCCCATGGCATCAATCCCAATCTCTTCAAGGAAAGAAGACATTTCAAGCCAAGGTTACTGAAAACATACCAGTTGGATATACTATTGAAACTGTCATTGATGGAAAGCCTCTTCGTGGAATATTGTTTTCCAACAAGTCAAACTCTTACCATATAGCTAATTATAATTTAAGTAG GAAGAGGGCTGCTGGGGAAGTTGGTGTTATTTCAAATGGAGATTGCAACAGCAAATCAAAAACTTCAAGAACTTACAAGCAGGATGTGGTAAATCACGGACAGGTAGATGGTGTTCATGGAAAGGATTCTGCATCACATGAGCCCACGAAAGAAGCTGCTGCTGTTCCTGTTTTAAAGAATCCAGCATCTTCTGATGCATCTCAGCCCCCTAAG GTTGATGTAAGCCCAGAACAGTCGGTGCCTCCCTCTTTGAATCTGGAAGATGATCAAAAAAATGATGCACCTAGTTCCAACAATGAAGTTCCAAGAGAGGATAAGACAAATGACATTCCAAACTGCAATACTGAAGTTCCGAAAGAGAACACATCTGCTGCAGCCAACGATACTGTCACTTCATTTCCAAGCCAGG
- the LOC133876533 gene encoding uncharacterized protein LOC133876533 isoform X1, with the protein MDSRNMRWERVQLHPKHSLGGAQQQQQQVGEISGPGKRWGHTCNAIKGGRFLYVFGGYGRDNCQTNQVHVFDTANQTWSQPLIKGIPPTPRDSHSCTTVGDNLFVFGGTDGMNPLKDLHILDTSSRTWISPSLRGDGPEAREGHTAALVGKRLFVFGGCGKSADNNDEIYYNDLYVLNTETFVWKRAATSGTPPSPRDSHTCSSWKNNIIVIGGEDAHDYYLSDVHVLDTDTLIWRELSTSGHLLAPRAGHATVAFGKNLFVFGGFTDAQNLYNDLYVLDVDTGAWTKVITTGDGPSARFSVAGDCLDPVKGGVLVFIGGCNKSLEALDDMYYLYTGLTREKEWRLDKLSLRKQLKLKCQEQNLTHANDKALVRIGGDAEICQPIFLPSYGQPGKQDFPWHQSQSLQGKKTFQAKVTENIPVGYTIETVIDGKPLRGILFSNKSNSYHIANYNLSSSQIRKRAAGEVGVISNGDCNSKSKTSRTYKQDVVNHGQVDGVHGKDSASHEPTKEAAAVPVLKNPASSDASQPPKVDVSPEQSVPPSLNLEDDQKNDAPSSNNEVPREDKTNDIPNCNTEVPKENTSAAANDTVTSFPSQDDRTAATSDPAK; encoded by the exons ATGGATTCTCGGAATATGAGGTGGGAAAGGGTCCAGCTCCACCCCAAACACAGCCTGGGAGGagctcaacaacaacaacaacaggtGGGAGAGATATCTGGGCCAGGAAAGAGGTGGGGTCACACCTGCAACGCCATCAAAGGAGGCAGATTTCTCTATGTCTTTGGGGGGTATGGCAGGGATAACTGCCAGACCAACCAAGTACACGTCTTTGACACTG CTAATCAGACATGGAGTCAGCCTCTGATTAAAGGCATACCGCCCACTCCAAGGGACAGTCACAGCTGCACCACCGTTGGTGATAATCTTTTTGTATTTGGGGGTACAGATGGGATGAATCCTCTCAAGGATTTGCATATACTAGATACAT CTTCACGGACATGGATATCTCCAAGTTTAAGAGGTGATGGACCAGAGGCAAGGGAGGGTCATACTGCAGCCCTTGTTGGTAAACGTCTATTCGTATTTGGTGGCTGTGGGAAGTCTGCAGATAACAATGATGAAATATACTACAATGATCTTTACGTTTTGAATACAG AGACATTTGTGTGGAAACGCGCTGCGACCTCAGGCACTCCACCATCTCCTCGCGATAGCCACACTTGCTCATCTTGGAAGAACAATATCATTGTTATTGGTGGTGAAGATGCCCATGATTATTATTTGTCTGACGTCCATGTTCTTGATACAG ATACTCTGATTTGGAGGGAGCTGAGCACTTCAGGCCATCTGTTGGCCCCCCGAGCTGGTCATGCGACTGTTGCTTTTGGCAAAAACTTGTTTGTTTTTGGGGGATTTACAGATGCTCAAAATCTTTACAATGACCTTTATGTGCTTGATGTTG ATACTGGTGCATGGACTAAGGTGATCACTACAGGTGATGGACCTTCTGCTAGATTTTCTGTGGCTGGTGACTGTTTGGATCCAGTGAAGGGTGGTGTCCTTGTGTTTATAGGTGGTTGCAATAAGAGTCTTGAGGCTCTGGATGACATGTATTACTTATACACAG GACTTACCAGGGAAAAAGAATGGAGGCTAGATAAGTTATCTCTGAGGAAGCAATTGAAACTAAAGTGTCAGGAGCAAAATCTCACTCATGCAAATGACAAAGCGCTGGTAAGGATTGGGGGGGATGCTGAGATATGCCAACCTATCTTCTTGCCTAGTTATGGCCAACCAG GCAAACAAGATTTCCCATGGCATCAATCCCAATCTCTTCAAGGAAAGAAGACATTTCAAGCCAAGGTTACTGAAAACATACCAGTTGGATATACTATTGAAACTGTCATTGATGGAAAGCCTCTTCGTGGAATATTGTTTTCCAACAAGTCAAACTCTTACCATATAGCTAATTATAATTTAAGTAG TTCTCAAATCAGGAAGAGGGCTGCTGGGGAAGTTGGTGTTATTTCAAATGGAGATTGCAACAGCAAATCAAAAACTTCAAGAACTTACAAGCAGGATGTGGTAAATCACGGACAGGTAGATGGTGTTCATGGAAAGGATTCTGCATCACATGAGCCCACGAAAGAAGCTGCTGCTGTTCCTGTTTTAAAGAATCCAGCATCTTCTGATGCATCTCAGCCCCCTAAG GTTGATGTAAGCCCAGAACAGTCGGTGCCTCCCTCTTTGAATCTGGAAGATGATCAAAAAAATGATGCACCTAGTTCCAACAATGAAGTTCCAAGAGAGGATAAGACAAATGACATTCCAAACTGCAATACTGAAGTTCCGAAAGAGAACACATCTGCTGCAGCCAACGATACTGTCACTTCATTTCCAAGCCAGG